From the genome of Vicia villosa cultivar HV-30 ecotype Madison, WI linkage group LG2, Vvil1.0, whole genome shotgun sequence, one region includes:
- the LOC131651390 gene encoding F-box protein At2g35280-like → MSSTIRLENSEHVSSSSTMQSLPRELLLDLIAIIGSQSFIDLHKMKVCCKDFLEVAQESYVLQKISLENFPFIEWTRTPNENALLFFKQCVESENSESLYRDGLLKYFNYPDGNIVGLLSLKIAAQTGHKEAMYVYGMILLCSEDQESRKQGVEYMRSLRKSKCIMSLRMKVQSLTNSLWKNNGMLVRNQTPICNSKRTCYGWRVKEGRWSLLDDEDDDIKLCENCRWDYELIRVLL, encoded by the coding sequence ATGTCATCAACAATAAGATTGGAGAACAGTGAACATgtgtcatcttcttcaaccatgcAATCACTTCCGAGAGAATTGTTACTTGACTTGATTGCAATTATAGGCTCTCAATCTTTCATTGATCTTCACAAAATGAAAGTGTGTTGCAAAGATTTTCTCGAAGTAGCACAAGAAAGTTATGTGTTACAAAAAATATCTTTGGAAAACTTTCCATTCATCGAATGGACTCGGACACCAAACGAAAATGCattgttattttttaaacaatgtgTGGAAAGTGAAAATAGTGAGAGTTTGTATAGAGATGGATTGCTTAAGTATTTTAATTATCCGGATGGAAATATTGTTGGTCTTCTGAGTCTAAAGATTGCAGCTCAGACGGGTCATAAGGAAGCGATGTATGTGTATGGAATGATTTTGTTGTGTTCTGAGGATCAAGAATCAAGAAAACAAGGAGTTGAGTATATGCGTTCTTTGAGGAAGTCAAAGTGTATAATGAGTTTAAGGATGAAGGTACAATCTTTAACAAATTCTTTATGGAAAAATAATGGAATGTTGGTGCGCAATCAAACTCCCATATGCAATTCTAAGAGAACGTGCTATGGATGGAGAGTGAAGGAAGGTCGATGGTCCTTACTCGATGATGAAGACGATGATATTAAATTGTGTGAAAATTGTAGATGGGATTACGAGTTAATTAGAGTTCTTTTATAA